catagacttaacagaatgaccaaaattggtacaaaatcaatagttaagggaccaactttggtcaaattaaaagtcgaggacgaaaattggtaaaagttaatagttgaaggaccatttctggaattaactctatttcaaaactattccatatatatatatatatatatatatatatatatatatatatatatatgatcatcaTATACTAATAAAGTTAGATTAAAAGAGGACTTTggggtctagtggcatcaaaccctgaGTCAACACGactcttgtgctttaataggttgagaaagtagttatgaacaaatactgcattgtaatagagttattagtattcaaaaaaaataatttatttattagcaTGAGTAGTTAATAAAATCAACAATTCATGAATTTTTAAAGACGGTAGATCTAACATTTCATCAACATTGCATCGATATCATGTCATTTCTCACATAAAAATACATGTTTACTATTTACATAACTACCCAATTCAATAAAATAGTTTGATTAGTTACCATTGGAAAAAGAATTCATGGCTTATAGCATgaagaaaataaattgttaaaaattcACGTTGACAATtacaaaaattgacaaaatacaTCAACAATTTTGGACATGCGGGTAGTTTTCATTCGCAACTCACCAAAtgtatatgtaataataaagtGTACTATTAGTGAGATGGTCAATTAGGTACGAAGTAATTAATATGGGTGGAAATAAGTCGACTCGAGTTGGACTTTGGCTAAATAAGTCAAATAGGCTCTTGAACTTTAATCAgaaagtcaattagacctttaaactttcaaaagttacaattaaactcataaacatgttattttgaagcattgAAGCGCAAAAACTGATTGATAACCTGTAATTACAAGTTACCTAGAGTTCCAGTGACCTTTCCACCATTTCCAGCAACAATCACTGGTGATCGTTCTGCCGCCAGTTGCGTTTAGAGGAGGCGACCAACTTGGTCACATTCTCTGGTGATGGAGAAGATATACCAATTAGTTTCCTTCTCCTTTGCTGGAAAGGCGACCAATTGGTCGCATTCTCCAATTGTCGGAGAAAGCGACCAATTTGGTCCCCTCTTCCAAACGCGACCAACAACTGTCATATTGCCAGTCACTGGTGATTGTGACTGTGAAGTGCTGGAAGGGTCGCCAGAACCCTAGGTAATTGTGTACATtccataataatttttgtagCTCAACTGTGTGGCCTGGCCTTTGTGaatttaggataaaataaaaataaaaaatgtacaaCTTTGAATATAGAGAAAGCTTAGAATTAAGGACTTAATGAACCGTGAGCACCAGATGGACTTCTTCTGCGACAATCATGCAtggcaaataaatttaaaataaaataaatttaaaaaattcatacaattaattaataaatttataaaaataaaaaagatccatacaattaattaattaattttaattacaattatgattatgattattctaaaaaaattaaagaattaagaaattaattgtaataatggTCTAGACTTCATattaatacactaataattattattctaattaatcaaataattatacatattaccctatttcaaaattaagtaattaattaaatatattttagtataattaagcaattattattttgctaaaattaaggaattaattgcaGTAAAGCTAATAGTTGTCAAATTAGcacactaataattattttttaaactaagctaataattattcataatactatacaattattactattttatgaaattaaagaattggttgaataaattttagtaaaattaaggaTTATTACTTTGCtaaaattaagatttttttttgagtactactcgactctattacaatgtagtagaTGTCCATAGCTACTTTCGAAACATACttaaagcacaaagaatcaatagttgcctccactaaggctcgaactcactcccatcatccatgtggaagtgttTTCTGGGACACCAAGTGtcattagaccacaagatctttggctctaaaattaagaaattaattgtagtaaagctaataatggtcaaattactatactaataattattattctaattacgctaataattattcatattactatacaattattactattcatatggtaattaatatgtTGTATGGTAATTAATAGGTTGTTtctatatatggtaattaagttaataattagacaaattgctatacatatattactaattaagtcattttctcACCTTTTAATATTCGGAATGAttttactataataatattaagaaataaggcattaaagaattaattttaattaatcaaataatgatccagaCTTTTTATTCACCTTTTAATAggttatttttatatatggtaattaaggccctgtttgataaatgactgttagctgattgggttggctgtttgggttagaatgtatgatttgttgataacattggctgattgtaaaaagttgtttgataaattagctgttagctgatagctatttggtataatttcttttctcaaaaagctaattgaaaatgctgctttgagtagccttttgaattttagcattttggagttacaaaaagcttattatttaccaactaatagtaatcaaataagccaaaattggctgataggctgattatttaccaaacagggcctaagtcaataattagacaaattactatacatatattactaattaatcaaataatgatccagaCTTCACAATAGTGTATacagaaaatattatttttataagaattaaattatttctaacttttctcatatttattttactaataatataattacgtAAATCACATTACAAATgagttatatattattcaattaattaagtgatatttttgcactaatcttataatcaaataaatgtacatatctaattattaaaattgtttatagtttcatctttaattttattatttaaaaatatactacCTCCATCCtattttggttgtctgattcgtttaacatgcttgactgaaattatttttaatccaattttccataatattaagtttattattaatatataaaatttatatatttagaaactatattaaaagtactattaaacacaaaaaattaaatttaaaaataataaaaaattactaaagaaaataagcataaagaaagaattggtttgatcaataaataataaataagacaagtaaaatgagacagaaggAGTAATAAATCCGTCGGGTAACATActaataataacataatataataatactataacaatatttaaataatcattacctaattcatttctaaactaTGCTCAATACAAGTCGTCTTAAACTTTGTACCAGtgccatgaaaaaaaaaaaaaaaaaaagattctttAAAATTGCCAAAGAAAATATTCCTTCATATTATAATCagaaatttaaattcattttaaaaaagtttcatTAACCAAACAAAATATACTTTACTTTTCCTCGAATTTTGAAAACTCTAGTTCcttgaaaaattatttcaatcaaACCAAACAACCCCGGCCACGTTGAAGTAAAAATctaataatagtataaaattTGGGAGGTAAACTCACATTGGAAAATATAACTGTGTTACTAGAACTCCGAATTTCATACTAACATTGTTTGCAAGATTGAGGAATTAGCATATGAGTTGCGGTATTAAAAGTCACGGTGCACATAAttatatagaaattaatagATAAAAATAGGTGAATCCCTTTCCACCATAAGTTTAGTACAAGCTAGGGGGGAAATCAAGAGTTGAGAATGCCAAAATTCCCAGCAATactgaaaatgaaaacaaaacagAATTCTAATACTGAAAAAGGAACAATGAGAATTGATTTTGTTATTTCATTGATGTGGCAGCCTCCTCTGGTTTGTTCTCTCGCTGTGGTCTGATCTCTTTTCGAACACTACACAATAGATGAACAGTTGCAACCTACACAAAATATGAATTCACATAAGCTCCTCATGGCATAATGAAACCCAATCAAGATAGCTaaagatacaaacttgtaatcaCACGAAAACAAGTTTGAATCTCAAAATCTTTTTGGTTTGAGGCAACCAATTATAGATAACCTAGACTGCTGATTCACCGGGTCAGggtttacccaatgcacaccCTGTCAGGTAGTGGTTGTGGATTTCCCCTACCACCCTATAAACTTTGtaactcaaaaagaaaaaaaaaacacttcaacTCACCTAGTTAAAGTTGAATCCACCATTCGGTAAATGTACGTCTCCATTTGCAAACTGGAATCCCGGTTCGGATGCATTGTTACCTGGCGGCATTGTctcatcctcctcttcctctaaCCAGTATACCTCTAATATCTTTACAACCTTCTCATAAATCTCATGATTGTCATGACTTTGAAGGTTCTCAATTTTTTCCAAACCTTCCACATCTTCAACCACCTGAGCATACAAATTTACATCACCAGTCCGCCCCATATTCTTCTCCGCTTCACCAacctttaaaatattttcaagtcCTTCTAGACAGACTGTCACAATTCTTGGATCAGGACAAGCAAGGAGATCACACAATGGCTTGATACATCCTTGAGATACAAGGTACCTATTCAtgtgggggaaaaaaaaaataagtattcatatataaataaacaaacaaattggaGTGTGACAAATTTCAGCATAAATTTAGCACATATCGGCCTACTTGATCTGATCATGACTGCCACCAGATGTGGCATTTGAGATTGCCCAAGCAGCTTCTTTTTTGATATCAAACTCGCCATTTTGAAGCAAATTAACAAGAGGTCCAAATATATTGGCTTCAATCACAGCCTGCATAATAAaaatgttagaataattatatttcaagcacaaattattctttcccccccccccccttcatTTGATTTATCATTGCAGGGGAAGTAGAGTTGCATTGAAAGACTAGGACTAAAAGGTTCAGTTGCTTGCCTGGATTTGCTGAGTGTTGCCAGCAGTGATGTTTGAAATAGTCCAGCAAGCTTCCTTCTTAATACTTTTCTTGTAATTGCCAGTTAATAAAGTAGAAAGTCGGTACAGCCCTTGATTATCAATGAtatgctattaaaaaaaaatccatatcaCAATTTGTCAGCTTAAACAATACCTTTCAAATATGTTCACAACACATAACAAAGCAGATTATATTCAAAGAAGTATTATTCTAAAATAGCAAATACCAGACAAGTGTAGCTATCTACACTTAAGTAAGACAGTAAGTATAGAAGCACAATTGCTCTAAATGCCAAATACATTTAGGTGACATGAAAAGTGTAGGAATGATTGCTAACTACCTATTCCCTAAAAATGGCATATGTATCAGTAATATCTTTAAGGAACAGAGACTCCAAACAACCAATGGCTCTTAGCCTCTAACCAGCAACAAATTTGAGACCTCTAACCCAAATTATAAACCAAACCATGTAGATAGCTACATTGTTCAGAAGTAAATAGAATTTCCATTGTGTGTGCAAACCTATTACTCATACCTGAGTTTGCATGTCATCTCCAGTGACAATATTACCAACTGCACGTAAAGCAGGAACTATAACTGTTGAGGAAGGATGCctgaaaataaaacacaaatcaTCAGAAGTATGTCATATGACAATGTGAATGCATGGAAATTGCACCTTGGCAAAGACAGTTTCACCAATATAGAGGACTTGAATCAAGATACTCACTGTAACAACTCCACCAATCGTGAACACACTCCAGAGTCAATAACAGCTTGAATTTTATCATTTGTACCATCAGATAGATATGAGAGAGCCCAACATGCATCTGTAACAACTTCTTCGTCGGTTGAATGTATAAGTTGCTGAAGTGCTGGAAGTGCTGGCCTAGTCTGTACAGAAACACAAGATATAAAACGCATAAGATTTCAGAAGTTGTAAAGCATCATTTGAAATTGAACAATGTTCCAGAAATCccagtatataaaataataaaacatgaGAAACTATCATCAATCTTAagattgttttttgttttcacaAGGGAAGAAAAGATATTTCCAAATACGATATTTGAAAACAACAAAGCCTATAACCCAAACACCATATTTGAAAACAACAAAGCATATTTGAAAACAACCCAAGCCTATAAGATATTATTGAATTATCATATCAGTCTCAACATTATTATGAAATCTTAACACTTGTAAGTTCTGTATGTGAAAATCACAGGCTATTGCTGTACCAGAAGAAACATGTGATATGTATCTAGCCATCAAAAGGCCTTCTGACCttatataaaaggaaataagGTGGCATTGGTTCAAGACAGAAACAAACCATAAAAACAGAATATAATCAGTATACAAAGTAATTCTATGCAGTGCACATCTGAACACACTTTTACTTGTCAAAGAGTACATAGAAAGAGCTAGGAAAAGGAATTAACCTGGTCAAAAGGAGGTTGTGGCTTGCCTCTGCAGAAATTTGAGAGTGTCCATGTGGCATTTCTCAGCATTGACAGCTTGGCATTCGCATTCAACTGAGCCAGCAAGGGAGATAAAGCTCCCGAGCTTAGGACAAGATCCCGACATTTGGGAGAATCACCAGCTACATTGCCCAAAGCCCATACAGCCTACATACCAGCAAACAGTGACTATATTTAATGATGTACAAGTAACAAACCATAAGCACacaaatgaagcaaggcaaacagtgaacaaaagattaaaagagGAAAAACTATAGTTTCTTCCACCGCACCTGTTCCCGGACATCATCACTAGGAGAACTAAGAAGCTTCACAAAGATTGGGACTGCTCCAGAATCAATTACCACCCTAGTGTGCTCAGATGTCCCAGAGGCAATATTAGTGAGAGCCCATGCTGCCTCAAACTGGAGTGGTTTTACAAGATCAAATCAAACAATAAGGAACAAAGCCATTAAAAGTTAAATGCTCCACCtaaaaagtgaaacaaaataaaaataggcATACCTGAAGTTGTGGAAAGTCATCCCTTGCAAGAAATTGGACAAACCTAGGAACAACCCCTGCTTGAATTACTTCGTCAATTGGAGGACTCCTTTCTGATGAATCATGAAAACATGCCTCTTTTCATTCCAAATTCAAGAAAACGACAGATACGAATGTCCATAATCTCAGTAACAAATTGGGgagcaagaaagaaagaaagaaaaaagaagaaaaaaaaaaacaaaaaaaaaaaaactaccaaaaacaTTAACATTGATCACCTATTGAAAGCAATTTTCTAAACTGAGTAGTTGCGTCAAGCTGCAAATTGCCATCATCACTCCAAACACCAGCTACCATTGCTGGCAGAGCATCCAGCTGCAAAATCAAGGTATTTTTGGAATTTTACAACCTTCAAAAATGTTTATAAGGTATGTCTGGCATTGTAATTCAAATATTCAGCAgaacaaaataaaaaggaaGTGTATTCTGTCATACACTCTAATAAAACAATACTGcaaaattaagaaataaggaCATTGACAGATCgagaaaatatgaaaatattttacttcCAAAAACTGGAGAAAACACAGACAAATTGAGATACTCCATAACAACTGCAAAATAGTACTCCCTCTATCCCATGTTGCACGtaatatttactattcataatcaaaacaaatatttctcCATTGCTTAtagtttttaatatagtttttaaatatataataaattttatatactaatactaaacatgatattatgaaaaaattgaattaaaaataacttcaatcaagggttattagacaaataaaatagGAGGGGAATAGAATTTAGCTGTATAACAGATTCCAACTCGTATACTTGAACAACCATATTAGGATCTAGATCAAAATAGTAGTGCCATGAACATTCATTTGTATTTTATGTATACCTTCTTTTCGGACTGGACTGGAACAGGAAATTGTTGATTGGCTTGAAGTCCTTCGCGGCGCTTCTTCTGCAAGCTCTCCTCCCTCCGGTTCTTACGAATCTCCACCATGTTGTCCTCTCTCCTGCGGCGGCCCTCATCCGCGTCCACGGCCACCTTGTAACGGTTCCGGCGGACCTCGACTCTGGCGTTGGGCCTCAGCGACATCTTCAACTGGCAATATACACACTATTGGTGTATGTAGATGCGCTAAAATAGAGAGCAGATACAGGAGACGTTGTATCTGCAGAAACCTAATATTGAGGAAGAGAACAGAGAGAAGGCGGATGGTTTAGCCGTTTAGGTTTTGAATTGAATTGGAGAGGATACAATACAAGGGACAAGAGGGGTTTATATAGGTAGATAGCGGGGCAGGGTTTTTAGGAAAATGGGCATGGATCAGGAAATATTTACGGAAAAGGGACtaatttttgaaattgtagATGAGGGAAAGCCAAGCCAATCAGGCGCCGTCAGATTCCGACTCCTAGTTGGCATTAAACCGTTGGATAATTTTACCAGCGAGAGCCCAGTGGGTTCAATGGGGCCCAATACAGGGTTGGACTCCACTATGTCTATCTACgttgcaatcgttataccctgcaccacgatGCACATGTGCatcacgtacgtaaacgacgtcgtttcgatgttagtggacgcagactcgaatgactccagggaattcattatctataatacacataattattatctataatacacagaacgtttgcctataatacacagaatgtttgccgagaatacacaaaatattgacacaaaatacatagatgttagtggacgcggacgcgaatgactccagtgaattcattatctataatacacataatcattatctagaatacacagaatgtttgcctataatacacagaatgtttgcctagaatacacagaatattgacacaaaatacacagaactcatcctcttaacattcgaatgcacaaacacatcacaacctgtgttaataacatgaatacacagaatattgacacaaaatacacagaactcatcctcctaaacattcgaatgcacaaacacatcacgacatgtgttactaacatgaatacaaagaacggttgcctagaatacacagaacagttgcctagaatacacagaatgattggctagaatacacagaatattaacataaatacagagatcggcTGAAATGGGAaatgtgatttccaaaaaaacagacgattagtttacaatgctcaaaacgacgtcgtttacgcacgtggtgcacattgctatgcgcaccgtggtgcacagtataatttgccactcCACTATGTCTATGTGGAGGCTCTCGCACtccgcaaattttactgtaaaCCGCAGTTCATAAAACATGATAGTTTAAGtatcaaaatgatgtcgtttcttttaatgaaaagtaactctg
This region of Ipomoea triloba cultivar NCNSP0323 chromosome 15, ASM357664v1 genomic DNA includes:
- the LOC116007042 gene encoding importin subunit alpha-2-like isoform X2 — translated: MSLRPNARVEVRRNRYKVAVDADEGRRRREDNMVEIRKNRREESLQKKRREGLQANQQFPVPVQSEKKLDALPAMVAGVWSDDGNLQLDATTQFRKLLSIERSPPIDEVIQAGVVPRFVQFLARDDFPQLQFEAAWALTNIASGTSEHTRVVIDSGAVPIFVKLLSSPSDDVREQAVWALGNVAGDSPKCRDLVLSSGALSPLLAQLNANAKLSMLRNATWTLSNFCRGKPQPPFDQTRPALPALQQLIHSTDEEVVTDACWALSYLSDGTNDKIQAVIDSGVCSRLVELLQHPSSTVIVPALRAVGNIVTGDDMQTQHIIDNQGLYRLSTLLTGNYKKSIKKEACWTISNITAGNTQQIQAVIEANIFGPLVNLLQNGEFDIKKEAAWAISNATSGGSHDQIKYLVSQGCIKPLCDLLACPDPRIVTVCLEGLENILKVGEAEKNMGRTGDVNLYAQVVEDVEGLEKIENLQSHDNHEIYEKVVKILEVYWLEEEEDETMPPGNNASEPGFQFANGDVHLPNGGFNFN
- the LOC116007042 gene encoding importin subunit alpha-2-like isoform X1 is translated as MSLRPNARVEVRRNRYKVAVDADEGRRRREDNMVEIRKNRREESLQKKRREGLQANQQFPVPVQSEKKLDALPAMVAGVWSDDGNLQLDATTQFRKLLSIEACFHDSSERSPPIDEVIQAGVVPRFVQFLARDDFPQLQFEAAWALTNIASGTSEHTRVVIDSGAVPIFVKLLSSPSDDVREQAVWALGNVAGDSPKCRDLVLSSGALSPLLAQLNANAKLSMLRNATWTLSNFCRGKPQPPFDQTRPALPALQQLIHSTDEEVVTDACWALSYLSDGTNDKIQAVIDSGVCSRLVELLQHPSSTVIVPALRAVGNIVTGDDMQTQHIIDNQGLYRLSTLLTGNYKKSIKKEACWTISNITAGNTQQIQAVIEANIFGPLVNLLQNGEFDIKKEAAWAISNATSGGSHDQIKYLVSQGCIKPLCDLLACPDPRIVTVCLEGLENILKVGEAEKNMGRTGDVNLYAQVVEDVEGLEKIENLQSHDNHEIYEKVVKILEVYWLEEEEDETMPPGNNASEPGFQFANGDVHLPNGGFNFN